In Phreatobacter stygius, a genomic segment contains:
- a CDS encoding IclR family transcriptional regulator domain-containing protein has translation MASYRPVIAALRVLDVLLAVNRLERPTSGQVARAVGINAATAIRMLETLVAGGFVRRDIENGTFTPTGRTLDLSRGYQAHLEVGAIARPFLEELQRQVAWPSDLAIFDGDAMIVAETSRGRGRLFFDRKPGFRAPVFGTSLGLAYLAFCNPLDRRRAIEGASGQSGAWNDLARDDKALEKLLGDIRARGYSLMTEAYSREAYGSAVWAFSVPVLVSGEALASLNLTLLREPMGREEAIGRFLKPVQSAAERIAVALGAPALSHRPR, from the coding sequence ATGGCATCGTACCGGCCCGTCATTGCCGCCTTGCGGGTCCTCGACGTCCTCCTCGCGGTGAACCGGCTGGAGCGGCCGACGTCGGGCCAGGTGGCGCGCGCGGTCGGCATCAATGCCGCGACCGCGATCCGCATGCTCGAGACGTTGGTCGCCGGCGGTTTCGTGCGCAGGGATATCGAGAATGGCACTTTCACGCCGACCGGCCGGACGCTCGACCTGAGCCGCGGCTATCAGGCGCATCTGGAAGTGGGAGCCATCGCCCGGCCGTTTCTGGAGGAGCTCCAGCGGCAGGTGGCCTGGCCCTCCGACCTCGCGATCTTCGACGGTGACGCGATGATCGTCGCCGAGACCAGCCGCGGGCGAGGGCGCCTGTTCTTCGATCGCAAGCCGGGCTTCCGGGCGCCGGTGTTCGGAACCTCGCTCGGTCTGGCCTATCTGGCTTTTTGCAACCCGCTGGACCGTCGGCGCGCGATCGAAGGCGCATCCGGCCAGTCCGGCGCGTGGAACGATCTGGCGCGTGACGACAAGGCTCTGGAGAAGCTCCTCGGCGACATCCGGGCGCGCGGTTATTCGCTGATGACCGAAGCCTATTCACGGGAAGCCTATGGCTCGGCGGTCTGGGCTTTCAGCGTGCCGGTCCTGGTTTCTGGCGAGGCCCTGGCTTCGCTCAACCTGACCTTGCTGCGCGAGCCGATGGGTCGCGAAGAAGCCATCGGCCGCTTTCTGAAGCCGGTGCAATCGGCCGCCGAACGGATCGCCGTGGCGCTCGGCGCTCCGGCCCTCTCCCACCGCCCGCGATGA
- a CDS encoding cation diffusion facilitator family transporter gives MTSIKQKAALASIAITIALTLAKLAVGLASGSIAILAEAAHGLVDTAATLLTFYAVRLADKPADEEHQYGHGKVESIAALAETAFLFLVSGIVVTEALRRLADGGATVEVTPVMALLMAAVIAVDFWRSRIMGRIAKQTHSHALESGALHFTADMGSSAVVLAGLVFVWLGYPKADAIAAILVAVFICAMSWRLGRRTIDALMDAAPKGATEAITAAVDGVPGVVAVDQIRLRQVGPEVLAEILVRVSRALPLERVAELKARIAAAAISAHPGTRPTVTANPVALDDETVLEQVHLIARTENLAVHHVTVQRLGGRLCIGLDLEVDGVMTLGVAHEIASRLEQAIRGELGEDVEVETHIEPLQAELLAGSDCEPDLVTDIARSLATLADETGLITDVHSVRARSTEAGLVVIYHCRADPALPVARVHEAVDQIERRFRRAHPKVLRVVGHTEPPRTWTPSLGPA, from the coding sequence ATGACATCGATCAAACAAAAAGCAGCCCTCGCATCCATTGCGATCACCATTGCGCTGACCTTGGCGAAACTCGCGGTCGGCCTGGCGAGCGGCTCGATCGCCATTCTCGCCGAAGCGGCCCACGGTCTCGTCGACACCGCCGCGACCCTCCTCACTTTCTACGCCGTGAGGCTCGCCGACAAGCCCGCAGACGAAGAGCACCAATACGGCCACGGCAAGGTGGAATCGATCGCCGCCCTGGCCGAGACGGCATTTCTGTTCCTGGTTTCCGGCATCGTCGTGACCGAGGCCCTGCGCCGCCTGGCCGATGGTGGCGCCACCGTCGAGGTCACGCCGGTCATGGCGCTGCTGATGGCCGCGGTCATCGCCGTCGATTTCTGGCGCTCCCGGATCATGGGCCGGATCGCCAAGCAGACCCATAGCCATGCGCTCGAATCCGGCGCGCTGCATTTCACCGCCGACATGGGCAGTTCGGCGGTGGTGCTCGCCGGCCTCGTCTTCGTCTGGCTCGGCTACCCCAAGGCGGACGCCATCGCCGCCATCCTGGTCGCGGTGTTCATTTGTGCGATGAGCTGGCGGCTCGGCCGGCGGACCATCGATGCGCTGATGGACGCAGCCCCCAAGGGCGCCACGGAAGCGATCACCGCGGCGGTCGACGGCGTCCCCGGCGTGGTCGCCGTCGATCAGATCCGGTTGCGCCAGGTCGGCCCGGAAGTGCTCGCCGAGATCCTGGTCAGGGTCAGCCGCGCGCTGCCGCTTGAGCGCGTCGCCGAACTCAAGGCCAGGATCGCCGCGGCGGCGATATCGGCTCACCCCGGCACCCGGCCGACGGTGACCGCCAATCCGGTGGCGCTCGACGACGAGACCGTGCTGGAACAGGTCCACCTGATCGCGCGCACCGAAAATCTCGCGGTCCATCATGTCACGGTACAGCGTCTCGGCGGGCGGCTCTGCATCGGGCTGGACCTGGAGGTCGACGGCGTGATGACGCTCGGCGTTGCGCACGAGATCGCCAGCCGGCTCGAACAGGCGATCCGCGGCGAACTCGGCGAAGATGTCGAAGTCGAGACCCATATCGAGCCGCTGCAGGCCGAATTGCTGGCCGGCAGCGATTGTGAACCCGATCTCGTCACCGACATTGCCCGCTCGCTGGCGACACTCGCCGACGAGACCGGGCTGATCACCGACGTGCATAGCGTCCGGGCGCGCTCCACCGAAGCCGGGCTGGTGGTCATCTATCACTGCCGCGCCGATCCGGCCTTGCCGGTCGCCCGGGTGCACGAGGCGGTGGACCAGATCGAGCGCCGGTTCCGGCGCGCGCATCCCAAGGTGTTGCGGGTGGTCGGCCATACCGAGCCGCCAAGGACCTGGACCCCTTCCCTCGGGCCAGCCTGA
- a CDS encoding peptidoglycan-binding domain-containing protein, with amino-acid sequence MSPSTGRHFDRLAVRFASVLAGVMLLFGLICGTAAQEAEIRALQEDLKTLGLFQGPVDGENSEALSAAIAVYVRQAGFRDPPDRAFRHFGALVRDVDLEKRIRAGKARAAHKQTVATRFGPMEITTFRQAGAPAGFSDGRRVSIAGQRVDAALATFVDCCDAKVFQVNGADVVVLRGTADAAGCGYTRVYVTLTRERFLVTDREDSCAADPTFAVDSGRLIVTAQARTSLLDARWSLTPGEPIQFERLVIAGSFDALTWWVGRQPWERIDRGFRFFNFTPVADALAALLEPEALGWTFKMTLTTPVERRGELIFVSGSYKPDETLVSVTIDLANRAVHACSFNRGMTRFASTLLRGVFSDPAASCPADIERALDTWTALGVVTGGARMRVFGFEGSFGDEAACKAGGDRVTHITARSLRVAGEQEQAITEVGVADGDYIIGTVGRSVPIKRLDDDRIDLDGEVLRRCPE; translated from the coding sequence GTGAGCCCATCGACCGGCCGGCATTTCGACCGCCTTGCCGTGCGCTTCGCCAGTGTACTGGCCGGCGTCATGCTGCTGTTCGGCCTGATCTGCGGAACCGCGGCCCAGGAAGCGGAAATTCGCGCGCTGCAGGAGGATCTGAAGACGCTCGGCCTGTTCCAAGGGCCGGTCGACGGCGAGAACTCCGAGGCGCTCTCGGCGGCGATCGCGGTCTATGTCCGCCAGGCCGGCTTTCGCGACCCGCCCGATCGGGCCTTTCGCCATTTCGGAGCGCTGGTGCGCGATGTCGACCTGGAAAAGCGCATTCGTGCCGGCAAGGCCAGGGCGGCGCATAAGCAGACCGTGGCGACCCGCTTCGGCCCGATGGAGATCACGACGTTCCGGCAGGCCGGAGCGCCGGCCGGTTTCTCCGATGGCCGGCGCGTCAGCATTGCCGGCCAGCGGGTGGACGCGGCGCTGGCGACCTTCGTCGACTGCTGCGACGCCAAGGTGTTTCAGGTCAACGGTGCCGATGTGGTGGTGCTGCGCGGCACGGCGGACGCCGCGGGCTGCGGTTATACTCGGGTCTATGTCACGCTGACGCGCGAGCGGTTCCTGGTCACCGATCGGGAGGACAGTTGTGCTGCCGATCCCACTTTCGCGGTCGACAGCGGCCGGCTGATCGTCACCGCTCAGGCGCGCACCAGCCTGCTCGACGCCCGCTGGTCACTGACACCGGGCGAGCCGATCCAGTTCGAGCGGCTGGTCATCGCCGGCTCTTTCGATGCGCTGACCTGGTGGGTCGGGCGGCAGCCCTGGGAGCGCATCGACCGGGGCTTCCGCTTCTTCAATTTCACCCCGGTGGCCGACGCGCTGGCTGCCCTGCTCGAGCCCGAGGCGCTCGGCTGGACGTTCAAGATGACGCTGACCACGCCGGTCGAGCGGCGCGGCGAGCTGATCTTCGTCTCCGGCAGCTACAAGCCCGACGAAACCCTGGTGTCGGTGACGATCGATCTTGCCAATCGCGCCGTTCACGCCTGCAGCTTCAACCGCGGCATGACGCGGTTTGCCTCCACCCTGCTGCGCGGCGTGTTCTCCGATCCGGCGGCATCCTGCCCGGCCGATATCGAACGGGCGCTCGACACCTGGACGGCGCTCGGGGTGGTGACCGGCGGCGCTCGCATGCGCGTCTTCGGTTTCGAGGGCTCGTTCGGCGACGAGGCGGCCTGCAAGGCCGGCGGCGACCGGGTCACCCACATCACCGCGCGATCGCTGCGGGTCGCCGGTGAGCAGGAGCAGGCGATCACCGAAGTTGGCGTCGCCGACGGCGACTATATCATCGGCACTGTCGGCCGAAGCGTGCCGATCAAGCGGCTCGACGACGACCGCATCGATCTCGACGGCGAAGTCCTGCGCCGCTGCCCGGAATGA
- a CDS encoding N-acyl-D-amino-acid deacylase family protein, which yields MPRADFVIRNALIIDGTGAPGRVGDVAVTADRIVAIGDMLPHGGHDIDVKGLALAPGFIDAHTHDDRAVVADPAMTCKVSQGVTTVVVGNCGISLSPVVAPVRPPAPIDLIGSEPEHFFPSFAAYFDHLRNNAPALNVVAQAGHSSLRFMTMDDLKRPATEAEIGRMQEILRQALGEGAAGFSTGLEYPTAEAAPTEEIERIAEVVHEFGGFHSTHMRNEGQDVMASLAESARIGKHAQVPVVISHHKLSGIGHHGKSVETLAAIEGYRTAQVVTLDVYPYVASSTMLAAVRVKRSTRTMIAWSVPFPDLSGRDLADVMREMNLTLDEAVERLSPAGAIYFQMDEADVSRILAYPHSMIGSDGLPHDSHPHPRLWGTFPRVLGHYVRETGLLTLEDAVRKMTGHTAATFGLRDRGVIEEGAFADLVLFDPASVIDTATFENPAQPAAGISGVWVNGVLTWTNGGHSGARAGRGLSRVGLKRLAWAA from the coding sequence ATGCCCCGCGCCGATTTTGTCATTCGCAACGCCCTGATCATCGACGGTACCGGTGCGCCGGGCCGCGTCGGCGACGTCGCCGTCACGGCCGACCGGATCGTCGCGATCGGCGATATGCTGCCCCATGGCGGGCACGACATCGACGTCAAGGGCCTGGCGCTGGCGCCCGGCTTCATCGACGCCCATACCCATGACGACCGGGCTGTCGTCGCCGACCCAGCCATGACCTGCAAGGTCAGCCAGGGCGTGACCACGGTGGTGGTCGGCAATTGCGGCATCTCGCTCAGCCCGGTGGTGGCGCCGGTCCGGCCGCCGGCGCCGATCGACCTGATCGGCTCCGAACCCGAGCATTTCTTTCCAAGTTTCGCGGCCTATTTCGATCATCTCCGCAACAATGCCCCGGCGCTCAACGTCGTCGCCCAGGCCGGTCATTCCTCGCTGCGCTTCATGACCATGGACGACCTGAAGCGGCCGGCGACCGAGGCCGAGATCGGCCGCATGCAGGAGATCTTGCGCCAGGCGCTCGGCGAAGGCGCCGCCGGCTTCTCGACCGGCCTCGAATATCCGACCGCCGAGGCAGCCCCGACCGAAGAGATCGAGCGGATCGCCGAGGTGGTGCATGAGTTCGGCGGCTTCCACTCCACCCATATGCGCAACGAAGGCCAGGACGTGATGGCGAGCCTCGCCGAGAGCGCCCGCATCGGCAAGCACGCCCAGGTGCCGGTGGTGATTTCGCATCACAAGCTGTCCGGCATCGGCCACCACGGCAAATCGGTCGAGACGCTCGCCGCGATCGAAGGCTATCGCACGGCCCAGGTGGTGACGCTCGACGTCTACCCCTATGTCGCTTCCTCGACCATGCTGGCGGCGGTCCGGGTCAAGCGCTCGACCCGCACCATGATCGCCTGGTCGGTGCCGTTCCCGGACCTGTCGGGCCGAGACCTCGCCGATGTCATGCGCGAGATGAACCTGACGCTCGACGAGGCGGTCGAGCGCCTGTCGCCGGCAGGCGCGATCTATTTCCAGATGGACGAGGCCGATGTCAGCCGCATCCTGGCCTATCCGCACAGCATGATCGGCTCCGACGGCCTGCCGCATGACAGCCATCCGCATCCCCGGCTGTGGGGCACGTTCCCGCGCGTGCTCGGCCATTATGTCCGTGAGACCGGCCTGCTGACGCTCGAGGATGCTGTGCGCAAGATGACCGGCCATACCGCCGCGACCTTCGGGCTGCGCGACCGCGGCGTGATCGAGGAGGGCGCCTTTGCCGACCTCGTGCTGTTCGATCCGGCCAGCGTCATCGACACCGCGACCTTCGAGAACCCGGCGCAGCCCGCCGCCGGCATTTCCGGCGTCTGGGTCAATGGCGTCCTGACCTGGACCAATGGCGGCCATTCCGGCGCGCGGGCCGGCCGTGGCCTGTCCCGCGTCGGGCTCAAGCGGCTGGCGTGGGCGGCGTGA
- a CDS encoding MaoC family dehydratase, whose product MSPMPDTSHLPTLGHGFFWQDLTAGQKLKTFRRTITETDLVNFIGVTGMLEAIFIAADYEHGAITGRPVPAALTYAIIEGFILQTMIQGTGLAMLELAQTIHAPVKVGDSVWATVEVTEIRPTSRSGRAVVTSLIQVFNQRNEGVLTYTAKRLLAGRPAA is encoded by the coding sequence ATGTCGCCTATGCCCGATACGTCTCACCTCCCCACCCTCGGCCACGGCTTCTTCTGGCAAGACCTGACCGCAGGGCAGAAGCTCAAGACCTTCCGCCGCACCATCACCGAGACCGATCTGGTCAATTTCATCGGTGTCACCGGCATGCTCGAGGCGATCTTCATCGCTGCCGACTACGAGCATGGCGCGATCACCGGACGGCCGGTTCCGGCCGCCCTCACCTACGCGATCATCGAAGGCTTCATCCTGCAGACGATGATCCAGGGCACCGGGCTTGCCATGCTGGAACTCGCCCAGACCATCCATGCCCCGGTCAAGGTTGGCGACAGTGTCTGGGCGACCGTCGAAGTGACCGAGATCCGCCCGACCTCTAGGAGCGGCCGAGCCGTCGTCACCTCGCTGATCCAGGTGTTCAACCAGCGCAACGAGGGCGTGCTGACCTATACCGCCAAGCGTCTCCTGGCTGGCCGGCCGGCCGCCTGA
- a CDS encoding Bug family tripartite tricarboxylate transporter substrate binding protein encodes MLTRRSTLLTSLALLGGTASRAAAQAGYPSRNVRLLVPFPPGGPTDLVARVLAEKMAVALGQAVVIDNRPGANGNIAAEGVAKAEPDGYTVLYNTSSIALSASLYAKLNYDVTRDFAPVALTATVPLLIAVHPSLPVRSLAEFIAYVKANPGKLSYGSGGAGNVTHLGSALFLKSQGLEAVHIPFRGSAPALNALAGNHVQFVADTVNSAHPLAQSGHVRALAIMSAKRSPVLPDTPTFAEAGLPNVEIGAWQGILAPARTPPEVIARLNQATLKALADPEVKAKLDIQGAELLGSTPEAYGAYMRAEIARWAGVVKDSGVRIE; translated from the coding sequence ATGCTGACGCGCCGATCGACCTTACTGACATCCCTGGCCCTCCTCGGCGGCACCGCCTCGCGCGCGGCGGCTCAGGCTGGCTATCCATCCCGCAATGTGCGCCTGCTGGTGCCGTTCCCGCCCGGTGGACCGACCGATCTCGTCGCGCGCGTCCTGGCAGAAAAGATGGCGGTGGCCCTTGGCCAGGCCGTGGTGATCGACAATCGACCCGGCGCCAATGGCAACATTGCCGCGGAGGGGGTCGCGAAAGCCGAGCCCGATGGCTACACCGTCCTCTACAACACCTCGTCGATCGCGCTCAGCGCCTCGCTCTATGCCAAGCTCAACTATGACGTGACGCGCGATTTCGCGCCGGTCGCGCTGACCGCGACCGTGCCCTTGCTGATCGCCGTCCATCCCTCGCTGCCGGTCCGCTCGCTGGCCGAATTCATCGCCTATGTGAAGGCCAATCCCGGCAAGCTGTCCTATGGTTCGGGCGGCGCCGGCAACGTCACCCATCTCGGCAGCGCGCTGTTCCTGAAATCGCAAGGACTGGAGGCGGTCCATATCCCGTTCCGCGGCAGCGCGCCGGCGCTCAATGCGCTGGCCGGCAACCATGTCCAGTTCGTCGCCGACACCGTGAATTCGGCCCATCCCCTGGCGCAAAGCGGTCATGTGCGGGCGCTGGCCATCATGAGCGCCAAGCGCAGCCCGGTGCTGCCGGATACGCCGACCTTCGCGGAGGCCGGCCTGCCCAATGTCGAGATCGGCGCCTGGCAAGGCATCCTGGCTCCCGCCCGCACGCCACCCGAGGTGATCGCCCGGTTGAACCAGGCGACCCTCAAGGCGCTCGCCGACCCGGAAGTGAAGGCCAAGCTGGATATCCAGGGCGCCGAGCTGCTCGGCTCCACGCCCGAGGCCTATGGCGCCTATATGCGCGCCGAGATCGCGCGCTGGGCCGGCGTGGTGAAGGACTCGGGTGTCAGGATCGAATGA
- a CDS encoding alpha/beta hydrolase, which translates to MSSPDLEIEYNNRARVADHPAVMHVWARDAAAYREASPAARLDQPYGAGARHRYDLFPAAAARHEAPLLLFIHGGYWQALDKTWFSQMARGANGHGLDVAVMSYDLCPAVTVAEIVGQVIACTRVLRERFGRRILPFGHSAGGHLAACLGATDWLSLGEPADLIAGILPISGLFHLAPLVPTSLNTALGLDAAAAARLSPLTWTPRRGLPVTTVVGGDEAPEYLRQSRSLIECWGVLGATTRAIEVAGANHFTVVLPFADPASELTRELAMLAG; encoded by the coding sequence ATGTCCAGCCCCGACCTCGAAATCGAATACAACAACCGCGCCCGTGTGGCCGATCATCCCGCGGTCATGCACGTGTGGGCGCGCGATGCGGCCGCCTATCGCGAGGCTTCGCCCGCCGCCCGGCTCGACCAGCCCTACGGCGCCGGCGCGCGGCATCGCTACGATCTGTTTCCGGCCGCCGCGGCTCGCCATGAAGCGCCGCTTCTGCTGTTCATTCACGGCGGCTATTGGCAGGCGCTTGACAAGACCTGGTTCAGCCAGATGGCCCGCGGCGCCAATGGCCATGGCCTCGATGTCGCCGTCATGAGCTATGACCTTTGCCCCGCCGTGACGGTCGCCGAGATCGTCGGCCAGGTGATCGCCTGCACCCGCGTGCTGCGCGAGCGGTTCGGCCGGCGGATCCTGCCGTTCGGTCACTCGGCCGGTGGCCATCTGGCGGCCTGTCTCGGCGCGACCGACTGGCTCTCGCTCGGTGAGCCCGCCGATCTGATCGCCGGGATCCTGCCGATCTCCGGGCTGTTTCATCTGGCGCCGCTGGTGCCGACCAGCCTCAACACGGCGCTCGGCCTCGACGCGGCCGCGGCGGCCCGGCTGTCGCCGCTGACCTGGACGCCGCGGCGGGGCCTGCCGGTGACGACGGTGGTCGGCGGCGACGAGGCGCCGGAATATCTGCGCCAGAGCCGGAGCCTGATCGAATGCTGGGGCGTACTTGGCGCCACGACCCGGGCGATCGAAGTGGCCGGTGCCAATCATTTCACCGTGGTGCTGCCCTTTGCCGATCCTGCCTCGGAGCTGACGCGCGAGCTGGCAATGCTCGCCGGGTGA
- the pepN gene encoding aminopeptidase N produces MRSDQARPVKLSDYHVPDHRVTNVDLLVTLHPTATRVVAKLTVERHPKGRPAAPLAFDGDELNLVALTLDGAVLAASAYEAMPDRLVIHLPPAGPFTLTIETMVNPEANTQLMGLYRSSGTWCTQCEAEGFRRITYFPDRPDVLAVYTTRIEADKAEAPVLLGNGNLVETGDLGNGRHYAVWHDPHPKPSYLFALVGGDLASTSDRFVTRSGRDVALRIYSEHGKEGRLAYAMDALKRSMRWDEEVFGCEYDLDIFMIVAVSDFNMGAMENKGLNIFNDKYVMALPDTATDQDYAHIEAVIAHEYFHNWTGNRITCRDWFQLCLKEGLTVFRDQEFSSDMRSRAVKRIADVRLLKAQQFAEDAGPLAHPVRPELYNEINNFYTATVYEKGAEVIRVLKVLLGPAEFKTGMDLYLARHDGDAATIEDFIACFAEASGRDLGQFFLWYRQSGTPEVSVEGHHDPKAGTFSLDIRQTLHPTPGQPTKQPMVIPLALGLIGPDGAERPLLTEDGQSVPGVVALTASRHRFVFTGHTTRPILSINRGFSAPIRLTTDLTEADLQFLARHDGDAYNRWQSIQTLASRFLIASTAAIARGDAALVSVPLIETLGAVLNDAGRDPAFTAQALSLPSEADIAREIGSEVDPDAIQAARLALRRTISDQLGDELVATLSGFAAKGPFAPDAAAAGRRAIANVALDLWAANGTESRLAEVERRFAGADNMTDRFAALAILAQHAGTRREAALGAFYERYGSDPLIIDKWLALQAGIAEPATLDRIKTLLANPAINFGNPNRLRALVGSFAMTNQTQFNRPDGLGYGFLVDVVLDVDAKNSQVAARLLSAFRSWRAMEPGRRGRAQAALIRVANAPSLSPDVRDIVERSLG; encoded by the coding sequence ATGCGCAGCGATCAAGCGAGACCGGTCAAGCTGTCCGACTACCACGTGCCGGATCACCGGGTCACGAACGTCGATCTGCTGGTGACGCTGCATCCGACCGCGACGCGCGTGGTGGCGAAGCTGACCGTCGAGCGCCACCCCAAGGGCCGGCCCGCTGCGCCGCTCGCCTTCGACGGCGACGAATTGAATCTCGTCGCGCTGACGCTCGACGGTGCCGTCCTCGCCGCCTCGGCTTATGAAGCGATGCCCGATCGGCTGGTGATCCATCTCCCGCCGGCCGGTCCCTTCACGCTGACCATCGAAACCATGGTCAATCCGGAAGCCAATACCCAGCTGATGGGTCTTTATCGCTCATCGGGCACATGGTGCACCCAATGCGAGGCGGAAGGCTTCCGCCGGATCACCTATTTCCCCGACCGGCCTGACGTGCTCGCCGTCTATACGACACGGATCGAGGCCGACAAGGCCGAGGCGCCCGTGCTGCTCGGCAACGGCAATCTTGTCGAGACGGGCGATCTCGGCAATGGCCGGCATTATGCCGTCTGGCACGACCCGCATCCGAAGCCGAGCTACCTGTTCGCCCTGGTCGGCGGCGACCTCGCCTCGACTTCCGACCGCTTCGTCACCCGTTCGGGGCGCGACGTCGCGCTCAGGATCTATTCCGAGCACGGCAAGGAAGGCCGGCTGGCCTATGCGATGGACGCGCTGAAGCGCTCGATGCGTTGGGACGAGGAGGTGTTCGGCTGCGAATATGACCTCGACATCTTCATGATCGTCGCGGTCAGCGACTTCAACATGGGGGCGATGGAGAACAAGGGCCTCAACATCTTCAACGACAAATATGTCATGGCCCTGCCGGACACCGCGACCGACCAGGACTATGCCCATATCGAAGCGGTCATCGCGCATGAATATTTCCACAACTGGACCGGCAACCGCATCACCTGCCGTGACTGGTTCCAGCTCTGTCTGAAGGAAGGCCTGACCGTCTTCCGCGACCAGGAATTCTCCTCCGACATGCGCTCGCGGGCGGTCAAGCGGATCGCCGATGTCCGGCTCCTGAAAGCCCAGCAATTCGCCGAGGATGCCGGTCCCCTCGCCCATCCGGTGCGGCCCGAACTCTATAACGAGATCAACAACTTCTACACCGCGACCGTCTATGAGAAGGGCGCCGAGGTCATTCGCGTCCTGAAGGTCCTGCTGGGCCCCGCCGAGTTCAAGACGGGCATGGACCTCTACCTCGCCCGCCATGACGGCGATGCCGCGACGATCGAGGATTTCATCGCCTGCTTCGCCGAGGCGAGCGGCCGCGATCTCGGCCAGTTCTTCCTGTGGTATCGCCAGTCCGGCACGCCCGAGGTGAGTGTCGAGGGCCATCACGACCCGAAGGCCGGCACGTTCAGCCTCGACATCCGCCAGACCTTGCACCCGACGCCCGGCCAGCCGACCAAGCAACCCATGGTGATCCCGCTGGCGCTCGGGCTGATCGGCCCCGATGGCGCCGAGCGGCCGCTGCTGACCGAGGACGGCCAGAGCGTGCCCGGCGTCGTCGCGCTCACCGCCAGCCGGCATCGCTTCGTGTTCACCGGGCACACGACCCGGCCGATCCTGTCGATCAATCGTGGCTTCTCGGCGCCGATCAGGCTGACCACCGACCTGACCGAAGCCGACCTGCAATTCCTCGCCCGCCACGACGGCGATGCCTATAATCGCTGGCAGTCGATCCAGACACTGGCGAGCCGGTTCCTGATCGCCTCGACGGCGGCGATCGCCAGGGGCGACGCGGCGCTCGTCTCGGTGCCGTTGATCGAGACGCTTGGCGCCGTGCTCAATGACGCCGGGCGCGACCCCGCCTTCACCGCCCAGGCGCTGAGCCTGCCGTCGGAGGCCGACATCGCGCGCGAGATCGGCAGCGAGGTCGACCCGGATGCGATCCAGGCCGCCCGCCTGGCGTTGCGCCGGACCATCAGCGACCAGCTCGGCGACGAGCTTGTGGCCACCCTTTCGGGCTTCGCCGCCAAGGGTCCGTTCGCACCGGATGCGGCCGCCGCCGGTCGCCGCGCCATCGCCAATGTCGCGCTCGACCTATGGGCCGCCAACGGCACCGAGAGCCGGCTCGCCGAAGTCGAGCGCCGTTTTGCCGGCGCCGACAACATGACCGACCGCTTCGCGGCTCTGGCGATCCTCGCCCAGCACGCCGGCACGCGGCGCGAGGCGGCGCTCGGCGCCTTCTACGAACGTTACGGCAGCGATCCCCTGATCATCGACAAATGGCTGGCCCTGCAGGCCGGCATAGCCGAACCGGCCACGCTCGACCGGATCAAGACCCTGCTGGCCAACCCGGCGATCAATTTCGGCAATCCGAACCGGCTGAGAGCCCTGGTCGGCAGCTTCGCCATGACCAACCAGACCCAGTTCAACCGGCCCGACGGGCTCGGGTATGGTTTCCTGGTCGACGTGGTTCTGGATGTCGACGCCAAGAACAGCCAGGTCGCGGCGAGGCTCCTGTCGGCCTTCCGCTCCTGGCGGGCGATGGAACCGGGCCGGCGCGGCCGCGCACAGGCAGCCCTCATCCGCGTCGCCAATGCGCCGAGCCTGTCTCCGGATGTGCGCGATATCGTCGAACGGTCGCTTGGTTAG